Proteins encoded in a region of the Oscillospiraceae bacterium MB24-C1 genome:
- a CDS encoding DUF370 domain-containing protein, which yields MYLHLGQETVVRLEDIIGIFDIETSSVGKETRWFLSRAEKNMMVTNVSNDLPKSFVICNDNGATRVYISQISTATLKRRTGFVESL from the coding sequence ATGTATTTGCATTTAGGGCAAGAAACGGTGGTCAGGCTTGAAGATATTATTGGTATTTTTGATATAGAAACCTCCTCTGTTGGCAAAGAGACACGATGGTTTTTATCCCGTGCTGAGAAAAACATGATGGTGACGAATGTTTCAAACGATTTGCCAAAGAGCTTTGTTATATGCAATGACAATGGTGCCACCCGTGTTTATATTTCTCAGATATCGACGGCGACTTTAAAAAGACGAACCGGATTTGTAGAAAGCCTTTAA
- a CDS encoding IclR family transcriptional regulator, producing MASADASVKVIERALRMLNCFTKEKLSLSLVEIAREIDLPPSTTSRILATLEKYNYLYRDDETQRYYLGPSIARLGTLCYSHMDFRRIAVPYMIQLREIYNESVGLYVPNNSHRVCIERIESTHPLKRILNIGDRLPLTRGASGRLLLAYQPQAIIDELLLADPYTTNERLAEIRTLGYSTSRSEREEGVVSVAAPIFDSHHKVVAALNISGPAARIDIEQMSEMALKAKEFSLRISSEMGY from the coding sequence ATGGCCAGTGCGGACGCCAGCGTAAAGGTCATTGAACGCGCACTTAGAATGCTTAATTGTTTTACCAAGGAAAAGCTAAGCTTATCTCTTGTCGAAATAGCAAGGGAGATAGATCTTCCGCCAAGTACCACTTCTCGTATTCTTGCGACGCTTGAGAAATATAATTATCTTTATCGTGATGATGAAACCCAGCGTTATTATCTGGGCCCGAGCATTGCACGCTTGGGCACGCTATGTTACTCTCACATGGATTTTCGGCGCATTGCTGTTCCCTATATGATTCAGCTGCGCGAAATTTATAATGAAAGCGTGGGTCTTTATGTGCCGAATAACAGCCACCGCGTATGTATTGAACGCATTGAAAGCACCCATCCCTTAAAGCGTATTTTAAATATTGGTGATCGACTGCCATTGACCCGCGGTGCTTCTGGTAGGCTGCTATTGGCTTATCAGCCACAGGCAATAATCGACGAACTGTTGTTGGCTGACCCTTACACTACCAACGAGAGATTAGCCGAAATTCGCACGCTGGGCTATTCTACTAGTCGCAGCGAGCGCGAAGAAGGCGTGGTCTCAGTGGCTGCCCCCATTTTTGATTCGCACCATAAGGTTGTAGCAGCACTTAACATCTCAGGCCCTGCTGCGAGAATCGACATTGAACAGATGAGCGAGATGGCACTTAAAGCTAAAGAGTTTTCTTTACGTATTTCTTCGGAAATGGGATATTGA
- a CDS encoding 2-isopropylmalate synthase — protein sequence MKNHQKYQRGYFMPPVNTMKWAQKEYIDRAPIWCSVDLRDGNQALIIPMNLEEKLEFFELLVKIGFKEIEVGFPAASETEYEFLRYLIDNNMIPDDVTIQVLTQSRQHIIEKTFDALAGCKNAIVHLYNSTSQAQRDQVFRKSMEEIKGIAVEGAKIVKDLAEKTPGNFRFEYSPESFTGTEVEFALDVCNAVIDVWEPTAERPVIINLPATVEMSLPHVYASQIEYMSERFKNRKNVILSLHPHNDRGTGVADAELGLLAGADRIEGTLFGNGERTGNVDIITLGMNMFVHGVDPNIDFSDMPHLQEVYERVTRMRVYERQPYAGALVFAAFSGSHQDAIAKGMRFREENDPERWNVPYLPVDPADVGRMYEADVIRINSQSGKGGIGYLLEQQFGIDMPPKMREAFGYFIKGISDHRHCELMSKEIHDLFKAEYVNISSPLEVIDVEFTGKKGACATVSMVFNGRTITETDTGTGRLDAVSNAIKKATDIHYTLVSYSEHAMTKGSSSDAMAYVGIINGAGKIVWGAGTHNDIITASINALVSAVNRRNRT from the coding sequence ATGAAAAACCATCAGAAGTATCAAAGAGGCTATTTTATGCCCCCTGTCAACACCATGAAGTGGGCCCAGAAGGAATACATCGACCGCGCACCGATCTGGTGCAGCGTAGATTTGCGCGACGGCAATCAGGCGCTTATCATCCCGATGAATCTGGAAGAAAAGCTAGAGTTTTTCGAACTTCTGGTGAAAATCGGCTTTAAGGAAATAGAGGTGGGCTTCCCAGCTGCCTCTGAGACCGAGTATGAGTTTTTGCGATACCTCATTGATAACAACATGATTCCTGACGACGTAACAATCCAGGTGTTAACTCAGTCTCGTCAGCATATTATAGAAAAAACCTTTGACGCGCTCGCTGGCTGCAAAAATGCCATCGTTCACCTCTACAACTCCACCTCGCAAGCCCAGCGCGATCAGGTTTTCAGAAAAAGCATGGAAGAAATCAAGGGTATTGCCGTTGAAGGTGCTAAAATAGTTAAGGATTTGGCCGAGAAAACCCCCGGTAATTTCCGTTTTGAATATTCACCCGAGAGCTTTACCGGCACCGAAGTAGAATTTGCATTGGATGTCTGCAATGCCGTCATTGACGTTTGGGAACCTACTGCAGAGCGTCCTGTCATTATAAACCTGCCCGCTACGGTTGAGATGAGCCTGCCCCATGTTTACGCCTCGCAGATTGAATACATGAGCGAGCGGTTCAAAAATCGCAAAAACGTGATTCTTTCGCTGCACCCACACAATGACCGCGGTACCGGTGTCGCCGACGCCGAATTAGGCCTATTGGCAGGCGCCGATCGAATTGAAGGTACCCTATTTGGTAACGGCGAGCGCACTGGCAACGTCGATATCATCACGCTCGGCATGAACATGTTTGTCCATGGTGTCGATCCGAATATTGATTTTTCCGATATGCCCCATCTTCAGGAGGTTTATGAGCGTGTGACCCGCATGCGTGTTTATGAGCGCCAGCCCTATGCAGGCGCACTGGTGTTTGCCGCTTTTTCAGGCTCACACCAAGACGCCATTGCCAAGGGCATGCGCTTTCGCGAAGAAAACGACCCCGAGCGCTGGAACGTTCCCTATTTGCCGGTCGATCCCGCGGACGTGGGCAGAATGTACGAGGCAGATGTCATCCGAATCAACAGCCAGTCAGGCAAGGGCGGTATCGGGTATCTGCTTGAGCAGCAGTTTGGCATCGATATGCCGCCAAAAATGCGCGAGGCCTTCGGCTATTTTATTAAGGGTATCTCAGATCACCGCCATTGTGAACTGATGTCAAAAGAGATTCACGACCTTTTCAAGGCCGAATATGTCAACATATCCTCACCATTAGAGGTTATCGATGTTGAATTTACCGGTAAAAAAGGCGCTTGCGCTACCGTGAGCATGGTTTTTAACGGAAGGACCATTACAGAAACTGATACTGGAACCGGCCGTCTTGATGCTGTTTCTAACGCAATTAAGAAGGCCACCGATATTCACTATACGCTGGTTTCTTATAGTGAGCACGCCATGACAAAGGGTTCTAGTTCCGACGCAATGGCCTATGTGGGTATCATTAATGGTGCGGGCAAAATTGTGTGGGGCGCGGGTACCCACAACGATATCATTACCGCTTCGATCAATGCTTTGGTCTCTGCAGTAAATCGTCGTAACAGAACTTAA
- the recF gene encoding DNA replication/repair protein RecF, with protein MKVTRLSINRFRNLSDISLEPSAGVNVIYGENGQGKTNLLEAIWLFTGARSFRGASPSDFIPFGSSRSVFSMAYSDLNRENLTNITLGDKKEVLQNGVGLDSLSALSGSFCSVVFSPAHLNLIKGGPSERRKTLDSVIGQIKPRYIAVCQDYQKQLFQRNTLLKDIPFASSLLDTLDIWDQSLAKTGALITKTRKSFLERLKPFSDDFYNGISSGRESLSLSYSSTIDIDGAISEETMLLLLKKNRAEDIRIGSTSVGPHRDDLLIDINAMSAKSFGSQGQQRSAVLALKLGECALIEQVTGQKPVVLLDDVMSELDDLRRDFLLHRLLERQIFITCCDPKQVIDVAAAFKIEAGRLVAQ; from the coding sequence GTGAAGGTAACCCGCCTCTCTATTAACCGCTTTAGAAATTTATCCGATATTTCTTTAGAGCCTTCGGCCGGTGTTAATGTAATTTATGGAGAAAATGGACAGGGAAAAACAAATCTTCTTGAAGCAATCTGGCTTTTTACTGGAGCTAGAAGCTTCAGAGGTGCATCTCCCTCCGATTTTATTCCATTTGGGAGCTCCAGAAGTGTGTTTTCAATGGCTTATAGCGATTTGAATAGGGAAAATCTGACAAACATAACACTGGGTGATAAAAAAGAGGTGTTACAAAATGGCGTTGGATTAGATTCCTTATCAGCTCTTTCTGGTAGTTTTTGTTCGGTTGTTTTTTCTCCGGCGCATCTCAATTTGATAAAAGGAGGCCCTTCTGAGCGGAGAAAAACGCTTGATTCTGTAATAGGGCAGATAAAGCCGCGTTATATCGCGGTCTGCCAAGATTATCAAAAGCAGTTATTTCAGCGCAATACGCTTTTGAAGGATATTCCTTTTGCATCGTCTCTTTTGGATACGTTAGATATTTGGGATCAAAGTCTGGCTAAAACAGGTGCTCTGATAACAAAAACACGCAAAAGTTTTTTAGAAAGGCTTAAGCCTTTTTCAGACGATTTTTATAATGGCATTTCTTCCGGACGAGAGTCACTTTCTTTGTCTTATTCTTCGACAATTGACATTGACGGTGCCATCTCGGAAGAGACGATGCTGTTGCTTTTAAAAAAGAACCGTGCAGAGGATATCCGAATCGGATCAACTTCAGTCGGCCCACATCGTGATGACCTATTGATCGATATAAATGCTATGTCGGCTAAAAGTTTTGGATCACAGGGACAGCAGCGCAGCGCTGTTTTAGCGTTAAAGCTGGGCGAATGTGCACTCATAGAGCAGGTAACTGGCCAAAAGCCGGTTGTGCTTTTAGACGATGTCATGAGTGAACTTGACGATCTGCGCCGGGATTTTTTGCTACATCGCTTGCTTGAGCGACAAATATTTATTACTTGTTGTGATCCCAAGCAGGTTATAGACGTAGCTGCCGCTTTTAAAATTGAGGCTGGTAGACTTGTAGCACAGTAA
- the gyrA gene encoding DNA gyrase subunit A, giving the protein MDEIIHGRLIPVDIESEMKKSYLDYSMSVIVGRALPDVRDGLKPVHRRILYTLFENGIYSDKPYRKCADTVGSVLGRYHPHGDGSVYDAMVRLAQDFSMRYPLIDGHGNFGSIDGDPAAAYRYTESRMSKVSMSMLTDIDKETVDFTPNFDDRLKEPSVLPSRFPNLLVNGSTGIAVGMATNIPPHNMGEVIEAVCALIDNPESTLEELMQLIPGPDFPTGGTIMGRSGIRAAYGTGRGRIIMRAKTHVEEMQNGRERIVVTEIPYGVNKARLIEAIADLVKDKRVEQISDLRDESDRDGMRIVIELKRDANSALVLNQLYSYSQMQETFGVIMLALVGGVPKVMALKEILQHYIEFQKEIVVRRTRYDLRKAEERAHILDGLKRAIDIVDEIIAVIRATKGSQAEAKAAVMEHFGFDEPQAAAIVAFRLGQLAGLEIEKIINELGELQTKIAEWQAVLADEQKVLDIVKQEVMAIGAKYSDIRRTDIQAVSGEVDIEDLIPEEECVITLTYYGYIKRQPTDTYKTQRRGGRGVTGMTRREEDFATELFICSTHDYIMFFTSRGRVYRLKGYEINESSRTGKGTNIVNLLPLEQGEKVTSTIKVSSVETDKYLCMVTKNGVIKRTALSAFKNIRKVGLIAINLDENDELAWVRMTDGEDDLIIATRNGRAIRFTETEARGMGRSARGVRAISLGDGDSVVGMARVRDNSTLLTVSENGSGRRTLISEYPLRSRGGKGVINYYTSKNGPVAGIRSIDETDDIFLISDDGIIIRIGAAEITMQSRYGGGVRVMRLAEGSKLVTLARAPSEEENDEEDNDDQAEEMEENTEEVLESVTEEISSEE; this is encoded by the coding sequence ATGGACGAAATCATACATGGCAGATTGATACCGGTCGATATTGAAAGTGAGATGAAAAAGAGTTATCTCGATTATTCAATGTCGGTCATCGTCGGGCGAGCGCTGCCTGATGTACGCGACGGCCTAAAACCGGTTCATCGCCGTATTCTCTATACACTGTTTGAAAACGGTATATATTCCGACAAGCCCTACCGCAAATGTGCTGATACTGTTGGTTCGGTTCTGGGTCGTTATCATCCACATGGTGACGGTAGCGTTTATGATGCAATGGTACGTTTGGCTCAGGATTTTTCAATGCGTTATCCGCTAATTGACGGTCATGGAAATTTTGGTTCGATTGACGGTGACCCTGCAGCGGCCTACCGTTATACAGAGTCACGTATGAGCAAAGTTTCGATGTCAATGCTCACTGATATTGATAAAGAAACAGTGGACTTTACTCCAAACTTTGATGATCGTTTAAAGGAACCAAGCGTTCTGCCGTCTCGTTTTCCAAATCTTCTGGTGAACGGATCAACTGGCATTGCTGTTGGTATGGCGACCAATATTCCTCCACATAACATGGGTGAGGTTATTGAGGCTGTTTGCGCTTTGATTGATAATCCAGAGTCGACACTAGAAGAATTAATGCAGCTCATACCGGGGCCTGATTTTCCGACAGGTGGCACTATAATGGGGCGCAGTGGCATCCGCGCAGCTTATGGTACTGGGCGGGGCAGGATAATAATGCGCGCAAAAACCCATGTTGAAGAGATGCAAAATGGGCGTGAGCGTATTGTTGTCACTGAAATCCCTTATGGTGTCAATAAAGCACGACTAATCGAAGCTATTGCTGATTTGGTTAAGGATAAGCGCGTTGAGCAAATTTCTGATCTTCGCGACGAGTCTGATCGCGATGGTATGCGTATTGTAATAGAGCTAAAGCGAGACGCCAATAGCGCACTTGTACTTAACCAGCTCTATTCCTATAGCCAAATGCAAGAGACTTTTGGTGTTATTATGTTGGCGCTCGTTGGCGGCGTTCCCAAGGTTATGGCATTAAAAGAAATTTTACAGCATTATATCGAATTTCAAAAAGAAATTGTTGTGCGTAGGACGCGCTATGACCTGCGTAAGGCGGAAGAACGCGCACACATTCTCGATGGTCTAAAACGCGCAATCGATATCGTTGATGAAATTATTGCAGTTATTCGTGCTACCAAGGGCTCTCAGGCTGAAGCTAAAGCCGCTGTTATGGAGCATTTTGGCTTTGATGAACCGCAGGCAGCAGCAATTGTAGCTTTTAGACTTGGTCAGTTAGCAGGGCTTGAAATTGAAAAAATAATTAATGAGTTGGGAGAGCTTCAAACCAAAATTGCAGAATGGCAAGCTGTTTTGGCTGATGAACAAAAAGTTCTTGATATTGTTAAGCAAGAAGTTATGGCAATAGGTGCTAAGTATAGCGATATTCGCCGTACCGATATTCAAGCCGTTTCGGGTGAAGTGGATATTGAAGATCTTATTCCGGAGGAAGAGTGTGTCATTACGCTCACCTATTACGGCTATATTAAGCGTCAGCCTACTGATACCTATAAGACGCAACGACGTGGTGGTCGTGGCGTCACTGGTATGACTCGGCGAGAAGAGGATTTTGCTACTGAACTGTTTATTTGTTCAACGCATGATTATATTATGTTCTTTACAAGTCGGGGAAGGGTATACCGCTTAAAGGGATACGAAATAAATGAAAGCTCAAGAACTGGCAAGGGTACAAACATTGTGAATCTTCTCCCTCTTGAGCAAGGCGAAAAAGTGACGTCTACCATCAAAGTAAGTTCGGTTGAGACTGATAAGTATCTTTGTATGGTTACTAAAAATGGTGTTATCAAGCGCACAGCACTTTCAGCTTTTAAGAATATTCGAAAAGTTGGCCTGATTGCCATTAATTTAGATGAAAATGACGAACTGGCATGGGTGCGTATGACGGATGGAGAAGATGACCTAATTATAGCAACCCGCAATGGTCGTGCTATTCGCTTTACCGAGACAGAGGCACGCGGTATGGGCCGAAGTGCTCGTGGTGTTCGCGCTATTTCACTAGGTGATGGGGATAGTGTCGTAGGTATGGCGCGAGTGCGCGATAATAGTACGCTTCTAACAGTCTCTGAAAATGGTTCGGGTAGAAGAACGCTCATTTCTGAATATCCGCTTCGCTCCCGTGGTGGTAAGGGCGTCATAAACTACTATACAAGTAAAAACGGCCCTGTTGCTGGAATCCGATCCATAGATGAAACTGATGATATTTTCCTCATTTCCGACGATGGCATTATTATACGTATTGGTGCTGCTGAAATTACCATGCAGTCACGCTATGGCGGCGGAGTACGTGTTATGCGCTTGGCTGAGGGTAGTAAATTAGTTACGCTGGCTCGAGCTCCCTCTGAGGAAGAAAATGATGAGGAAGATAACGATGATCAGGCAGAGGAAATGGAAGAAAACACTGAAGAAGTATTAGAATCCGTAACCGAAGAAATATCTTCTGAAGAATAA
- a CDS encoding TSUP family transporter, with amino-acid sequence MPLTIETYSILLPLVFFAGFVDAVAGGGGLISLPAYLFAGLPVHVAYGTNKMAASFGTAIAVRQFAKNGSIRLRPALISAVGAIIGGWFGAHLVMMLSAETVQIMMMICLPIVAVFMLTRKQLGSDENHFLEPKKENIICAVIGIVIGMYDGLFGPGTGTFLLMSFTTFLGYSMVTATANAKVVNLASNVGALITYMIGGKVLYAIGIPCIISAALGNFIGSRMAIKKGSRFIRPVMTFVVAGLFVKILLDFFK; translated from the coding sequence ATGCCATTAACGATTGAGACCTACTCCATCCTGCTTCCATTGGTGTTTTTTGCAGGATTTGTTGATGCAGTGGCAGGTGGCGGCGGGTTGATTAGCCTGCCTGCTTATCTTTTTGCGGGTTTGCCGGTTCATGTTGCCTATGGAACCAACAAGATGGCAGCGTCATTTGGTACTGCAATTGCAGTGAGACAATTTGCCAAAAACGGGAGTATTCGGTTGAGGCCAGCGTTGATCTCAGCGGTTGGCGCCATCATAGGTGGTTGGTTTGGCGCACATTTGGTAATGATGTTGTCTGCTGAGACGGTACAGATCATGATGATGATCTGTTTACCGATTGTTGCAGTCTTTATGCTAACCCGAAAGCAGTTAGGCAGCGATGAAAACCATTTTCTTGAACCTAAAAAAGAAAATATAATCTGTGCTGTCATCGGGATTGTGATAGGCATGTACGATGGGCTTTTTGGCCCAGGAACGGGAACATTTTTGCTGATGAGTTTTACAACATTTTTAGGATACTCAATGGTAACTGCAACCGCAAACGCAAAGGTGGTCAATCTCGCTTCAAATGTCGGCGCGCTGATTACCTATATGATAGGCGGTAAAGTACTGTATGCCATCGGTATTCCATGCATTATAAGTGCGGCACTGGGGAATTTTATAGGGTCAAGGATGGCCATCAAAAAGGGAAGCCGGTTTATCCGCCCCGTTATGACCTTTGTTGTTGCAGGACTGTTTGTTAAGATTTTATTGGATTTTTTTAAGTAA
- a CDS encoding DUF1700 domain-containing protein, which produces MSRYEYLKTLESHLKLSLSRSEINDILRDYGEYFTEGENQGKSEWEIIAKLGDPKEVAQQIISESHKGENKKTIAHIFSRIADTAKNVTGTVSNFVKTTGGKITLVLLVLLFAPLWVGACGVFLGALLAFFVGLASLAILCATAVLFGITAAVTTSLLITTFPFSVILLLLIFSVGLIAGGVLGLSLLIIAFNWGLKLVLQLCRCLKTYLTTKTSTPPIDVKLNLNNQEGETEHA; this is translated from the coding sequence ATGAGCCGATATGAATACTTAAAAACGTTGGAGAGCCACCTTAAGCTCTCGCTTTCGAGAAGCGAAATTAATGATATCCTGCGCGACTACGGCGAATATTTTACCGAGGGTGAAAATCAGGGAAAAAGTGAGTGGGAAATTATCGCAAAGCTTGGTGATCCCAAGGAAGTTGCACAACAGATTATCTCTGAATCTCACAAGGGTGAAAACAAAAAAACGATAGCACATATTTTTTCGCGTATAGCTGATACAGCAAAAAACGTGACAGGGACTGTTAGTAACTTTGTTAAAACCACTGGCGGTAAAATTACACTCGTTTTGCTTGTGTTGCTTTTCGCACCGCTATGGGTTGGTGCTTGTGGCGTCTTTTTAGGCGCGCTACTGGCCTTTTTTGTTGGGTTGGCAAGCCTAGCAATACTTTGCGCCACTGCTGTACTGTTTGGCATTACCGCTGCTGTCACTACCAGTCTTCTTATCACTACGTTTCCCTTTAGCGTGATTTTGTTGCTTCTAATCTTTTCGGTGGGTTTGATAGCCGGCGGAGTACTGGGCCTTTCTCTGTTGATAATTGCTTTTAACTGGGGATTAAAGCTTGTCTTGCAGTTGTGCCGTTGCTTAAAAACGTATTTAACCACAAAAACTAGCACACCTCCCATAGATGTGAAGCTGAACTTAAATAATCAGGAGGGAGAAACCGAACATGCTTAA
- a CDS encoding PaaI family thioesterase: MKSPETLLMERRANWYLDFVKNGEEDCINRRLSYEILECSYETQELTLSFETTDWMMNPGGVVHGGMICTMFDITMGITSLALSGTFTPTVNLSVSYLSPAPLHDHLIITARATRVGKTFVQLTAEATSENTRTLCATATAIFYCAGQEKLIFND; encoded by the coding sequence ATGAAATCACCCGAGACCCTTTTAATGGAGCGGAGGGCCAACTGGTATCTCGATTTTGTCAAAAATGGCGAGGAGGACTGCATCAACCGTCGCCTATCCTACGAGATTCTCGAATGCAGCTATGAAACGCAGGAACTCACGTTGAGCTTTGAGACAACTGACTGGATGATGAATCCAGGTGGTGTGGTTCACGGTGGTATGATATGTACCATGTTCGACATCACGATGGGTATTACGTCGTTGGCACTCAGCGGGACATTTACGCCGACAGTAAATCTTTCTGTGAGCTATTTAAGTCCGGCACCTCTCCACGATCATCTTATAATAACGGCGCGTGCCACACGAGTTGGCAAGACCTTTGTACAGCTTACAGCTGAAGCAACCTCTGAAAATACGCGTACTCTTTGTGCGACAGCGACAGCAATTTTTTATTGCGCTGGCCAAGAGAAACTGATATTTAATGATTAA
- a CDS encoding RNA-binding S4 domain-containing protein, with the protein MKKITINTEFIKLDALLKFAGEAMTGGEAKEIIQAGLVSVNGEICTMRGKKIRQGDIVSVNGNELEVVLGEGNPPLY; encoded by the coding sequence ATGAAAAAAATTACTATTAACACAGAATTTATCAAGCTTGATGCACTGTTAAAGTTTGCAGGTGAAGCGATGACTGGCGGCGAAGCAAAAGAAATAATTCAGGCGGGGCTTGTATCGGTTAACGGCGAAATTTGCACCATGCGGGGTAAAAAAATACGCCAAGGTGATATCGTTTCTGTGAATGGCAACGAACTGGAGGTCGTGTTGGGTGAAGGTAACCCGCCTCTCTATTAA
- the gyrB gene encoding DNA topoisomerase (ATP-hydrolyzing) subunit B translates to MSNTQQQNNYDENQIQVLEGLEAVRKRPGMYIGSTGPRGLHHLVYEIVDNSIDEALAGFCTDIEVDILPDDVIRVTDNGRGIPVGIQPKMGIPAVTVVFTVLHAGGKFGGGGYKVSGGLHGVGSSVVNALSEWLEVEVCDGKHHYRQRFERGRIVTDLEIISETEKTGTIVTFKADPKIFEELAYDKEVLLTRLREQAFLNAGIRIVLRDKRGEEPYVADLCYEGGICSFVEYIHVKRALEPLHSEVIYVTGRDGDSIAEVAMQYNDSYNELILSFANNIHTGEGGTHEIGFKSGLTRVMNDFARRYNLLKETDKNLTGEDVREGLTAIISVKLTDAQFEGQTKAKLGNTVVRSLVDSIISEKLTQYFEENPTICRTILEKALGAARAREAARKARELTRRKSALETASLPGKLADCSEKGTDRTEIYIVEGDSAGGSAKSGRDRRFQAILPLWGKMLNVEKVREEKVYGNDKLTPIITALGCGIRDEFDITKLRYDKVIIMADADVDGSHIRTLLLTFFFRYMRPLIETGHIYLAQPPLYKVSRGKQVRYAYSDNELDKEIKELAPNGEKVDIQRYKGLGEMNPDQLWETTMDPMRRTILKVEMEDAVTADAIFSVLMGDKVQPRREFIEQNAQYVKNLDI, encoded by the coding sequence GTGAGCAATACTCAACAGCAGAACAATTATGACGAAAATCAGATTCAGGTGCTTGAAGGGCTTGAAGCGGTACGAAAACGACCCGGTATGTATATCGGATCCACTGGACCGCGTGGACTTCATCACTTGGTGTACGAAATAGTCGATAACTCAATCGACGAAGCGCTCGCAGGATTTTGCACCGATATCGAGGTGGATATTCTGCCTGATGATGTTATCCGCGTTACCGATAATGGGCGCGGTATTCCGGTTGGTATTCAGCCAAAAATGGGAATTCCAGCTGTTACCGTTGTCTTTACGGTTTTACATGCTGGCGGTAAATTTGGTGGTGGTGGCTATAAGGTTTCTGGTGGTTTGCATGGTGTCGGTTCGTCAGTTGTCAATGCATTGTCCGAATGGCTGGAGGTTGAAGTTTGTGATGGTAAACACCACTATCGTCAACGTTTTGAGCGCGGGCGTATTGTAACCGATTTAGAAATTATTAGTGAAACTGAAAAAACAGGAACTATTGTTACATTTAAGGCGGATCCAAAAATCTTTGAAGAGCTTGCCTATGATAAAGAAGTTCTTTTGACCAGGTTGCGTGAACAGGCATTTTTAAATGCCGGCATTCGCATAGTGTTACGGGATAAGCGTGGTGAAGAACCCTATGTAGCCGATCTTTGTTACGAGGGTGGAATATGCAGTTTTGTAGAATATATTCATGTTAAACGTGCGCTTGAGCCGCTGCACTCCGAAGTGATTTACGTCACCGGACGGGATGGTGACTCGATTGCTGAAGTTGCTATGCAGTATAATGACAGTTATAATGAGCTGATTTTATCTTTTGCTAATAATATCCATACTGGAGAAGGAGGCACCCATGAAATCGGTTTTAAATCGGGTCTAACCCGTGTTATGAACGATTTTGCGCGTCGTTATAATCTTCTCAAGGAGACGGATAAAAACTTAACTGGTGAGGATGTTCGTGAAGGCCTGACCGCTATCATCTCAGTCAAGTTGACTGACGCACAATTTGAAGGACAGACCAAAGCTAAGCTGGGCAACACGGTTGTACGCTCATTGGTGGATTCAATCATCTCCGAAAAACTTACCCAATATTTTGAAGAAAATCCGACTATTTGTCGAACAATTTTAGAAAAAGCACTCGGGGCTGCCCGTGCCAGAGAAGCAGCGCGAAAGGCCAGAGAACTTACGCGAAGAAAATCGGCGCTTGAAACAGCATCGCTGCCGGGCAAATTGGCGGATTGCTCCGAGAAGGGAACGGACCGCACCGAAATATACATCGTCGAGGGTGACTCGGCGGGTGGCTCTGCAAAATCCGGTCGAGACCGTCGTTTTCAGGCAATCCTACCGCTGTGGGGCAAGATGCTAAACGTAGAAAAGGTTCGTGAAGAAAAGGTTTACGGCAATGATAAGCTTACGCCGATTATTACAGCACTTGGCTGCGGAATTCGTGATGAGTTTGATATTACAAAACTGCGTTATGACAAAGTAATCATAATGGCCGACGCTGATGTTGACGGTTCTCATATCAGAACACTGCTTTTAACCTTTTTCTTTCGCTATATGCGCCCGCTTATCGAAACTGGGCATATTTATCTGGCACAGCCTCCGTTATATAAAGTCAGCCGCGGCAAGCAGGTACGGTACGCTTATTCAGACAATGAGTTGGATAAGGAAATAAAGGAACTGGCGCCAAATGGTGAAAAAGTTGATATTCAGCGTTATAAAGGTCTCGGTGAGATGAATCCTGATCAGCTTTGGGAGACGACGATGGATCCAATGCGCAGAACCATTCTCAAGGTAGAGATGGAAGATGCTGTCACCGCAGATGCAATTTTTTCGGTGTTGATGGGTGACAAGGTACAGCCACGACGTGAATTTATCGAACAGAACGCACAGTATGTCAAAAATCTTGATATATAA